The genomic region GACCTGGCTCTGATAGACCAGATCAGGCACCGCCAGCACCGAGACCAGCGAGGTGTTCTTGAACTGGATGATCGACTGGTTCATCAGCGCCGGGATCATGCGCTTGATCGCCTGCGGCAGCACGATGCGCCGCATGTTCTGTCCCGGGGTCATACCGAGCGCGGCACCGGCTTCGGACTGGCCGCGGTCGATCGAGATGATGCCGCCGCGGATGATCTCCGAATAGAACGAGCCGCCATAGAGCGACAGCGCCAGCGCGGACGCCGTGATTGGGGTCATCTCGACACCCGCCAGGATCGGCAGCGCGTAATAGAACCAGATCAGCTGCACCAGGATCGGCGTGCAGCGGAACGCCTCGATGAAGGTGAGCGCGAGCAGGCGCACCGCGCGAAAGCGCGACAGGGTGCCGAACGCGCCGAACAGGCCGAAGACGAGGCCAAGCACGACGATGACCACGGTGAAGCCTACGGTGACGCCGAGCCCGTTGAGAAAGAGCCAGCGATAGCTCCAGAGGATGCCGAAGTCCCACTGATACATGCGTGTGTTACTCGTCGAACGCCTTGACCGCCGGCATTGTCGTCCGGGGCGATGCGAAGCATCGAGCCCGGAATCTCGAGATTCCGGGTTCGCCCTTTGGGCGCCCCGGAATGACAGTGGAAGACTACAGCGAAACGCCCGGCGGAATGTCCGCCTCGGTCACGCCCACCAGCTCCATGTTGGTGATGATGGCGTTGCGAATGAAGCCGAGGCCTTTGTTGAAGTCGATCCAGGTGTTGACGTAGTCGCGCCAGGTCTTGTCGGTCTCGCGGCGGAAGCCGGCGTTCGACGTGGTAGCAAAGATCGGCGTCGGCAGCACGAACTGGCCCAGCGAGGGATTTTTCTTCAGCACCGTGAGCGACAGCATGGTGATCAGGCACTGCGCGTCGACGCGGCCGGTCTGGAGCGCGGCGGTGGCGTCGTCGGCGGTCTTCAGCCGCGAGATCTGCGCCTTCGGCGTCAGGCGGCTCACGACCTGGTCGTGCGAGGAGCCCTGGTCGACCGCGATCTTGACGTCGGGCGAGTTCAGCTCGGCCCAGCTCTTCGGCTTGAAGTCCTTCTTGCAGAGGATGCCGAAGGCGTTGTTGAAGACCGGCACCGAGAAGTCGACCACCAGCGCGCGCTTCGGGGTCGGGTTGAGGCCGAAGAAGATGTCGATCTTGTTGGACTGGAGGTCGAGCACCGAATTGCCCCAGGTGGTCTCGGTGATCTCGAGCTCGGCCTCCATGTCCTCGGCGAGCGCCTTGGCGATGTCGACGTAAAAGCCTTTCCACTGGCCGGTCGAAAGATCCTTCATGTAATAGGGCGCGCCGCCGCCGACCGCGCCGATCCGCATCTTCTTGGTGCGGCGGATGCGGGCGAAGGTCGATTCGTTGGTATCGGCGGTCTGCGCCACGGCAGGGGAGGCCAGCGTCGCCGCGCCAATCGCGCCAAGTCCGACAATCGATGCAACATCACGACGTGTAACCATTGGGATCAATCGCTTTTCTGTTGGAAGAAGTTCCGGCAGCGTTCTTACCAAGGCGCCTCCGGCAGTGAAAGCACAGCCTATCGGCTGGGCAGACCAGGAATTGCCCGGATGCTGGGCAAGCCACCATGAAGCCGCGCCTGTTCAAGCCGATACCCGCTTGCTTTCCGGTCCTTTTGGCCCCAAATAGGGGCCGGGAGATTGGCGGTGGACGAGCCACTCGCCAACCGGGTCAGGTCCGGAAGGAAGCAGCCCTAACGAGGTCCGGATCGGGTCGCTCGTCAGTCTCCTACCTGTTTTTTCCGAGCGAATTGCGCCGGCGGCTCGGGCCGCCAGCGCGCTCCTTTCCGCAAAGCCGGCCGAAAGACACTTCATTGCGGATCGACCGATGACCGACGCTGGCGCCCCTCCCAACCCTGAAAGCGCCGGCCGGGCCAGCACGCCCTACCGGGTGCTGGCGCGGAAATACCGTCCTTCCTCATTCGACGATCTGATCGGCCAGGAAGCCGTGGTCCGCACCGTCTCAAATGCATTCGAGACCGGTCGCATTCCGCAGGCCTGGATCCTCACCGGCGTCCGCGGGGTCGGCAAGACCACCACTGCGCGCATCCTTGCCCGCGCGCTCAACTACGAGATGCCGGATGGCTCGGTGAAGGGCCCGACGGTCCAGATGCCGACGCTCGGCGTGCATTGCCAGGCCATCATGGAAAGCCGGCACATGGACGTGCTGGAGATGGACGCGGCCTCGCACACCGGCGTCGACGACGTCCGTCAGATCAATGACAGCGTCCGCTACGCGCCGGCCAGCGCCCGCTACAAGGTCTACATCATCGACGAAGTCCACATGCTGTCGACGGCGGCGTTCAACGCCTTCCTGAAGACGCTGGAGGAACCGCCGGAGCACGCCAAGTTCGTGTTCGCAACGACCGAGATCCGCAAGGTTCCGGTCACGGTGCTGTCGCGCTGCCAGCGTTTTGACCTGCGCCGCGTCGAGGCCGACGTGCTGATGAAGCATCTGGCCAACATCGCGGCCAAGGAAAACGTCGAGATCGAGCCCGAAGCACTAGGTATCATCGCGCGCGCCGCGGAAGGCTCGGTGCGCGATTCGCTCTCGCTGCTCGATCAGGCGATCGCGCATGCGGCAGGCACCGTGAAGGCCGATGCCGTCAGGCAGATGCTGGGGCTCGCCGACCGCACCCGTGTCATCGATCTTTTCGATTCTCTGGCGCGTGGCGACATCGCGTCCGCGTTTAGGGAGTTCCGCGACCAGTACGACGTCGGCGCCGATCCGATCGTCGTGCTCTCGGATCTCGCCGAATTCGTCAATTTCGTCACCCGCGTGAAGATCGTGCCGGCGACCGCCGACAACGTCGCCTATGGCGAGACCGAGCGCGTGCGCGCGCGGGATTTCGCCTCGAAGATCTCGATGCGCGTGCTGTCGCGGATGTGGCAGATGCTGCTCAAGGGCATCACCGAGGTGCAGGCCGCGACGCGGCCCGCCGCAGCCGCCGAGATGGTGCTGGTGCGCATCGCCTATGTCGCCGACCTGCCGACGCCTGACGAAGCGATCAAGATGCTGGAGCAGAACGGCGGTGGTTCGCCGGTCGTGAGCGGCGGCAGTGCCGCGCGCAACGCGCCGGCCGGGCCGGTGGCGTCCGCGGCTCCCGTTCGCATGCCGAATTCGTCACCGTCCTCGTTCGGCGGCGGTGGTGCTCGTCCGCAGATGGCAACACCCGCGCCGGATCCGCAAGCTGCCACGCCCGTGTTGCGCGTCACGAGCTTCACCCAGCTCGTTGCCCTGGCCGGGCAGAAGCGCGACCTCCTGACCAAGGGCGCGCTCGAAGGCGACATGCGCCTCGTTCGTTTCGAGGAGGGCCGGCTGGAAGTCGCGCTCGAGCCGAACGCCTCCAAGACCATGATTTCCGATCTCGCGCGAAAATTCGAGCTCTGGACCGGGCGCCGCTGGACCGTGATCGTCTCCAACGAGCCGGGCCAGCCGACGCTGCGCTCGGTAAGCCAGGCGGCCAAGCAGGAACATGCGCGCACCGCCGAGGCCGATCCGCGCGTGCGCGAGGTGCTGTCGCGGTTTCCGGGTGCGAAGGTCGTCGAGGTCCGCAGGCTTGCCCCCGAGGCGCCGGAATCCGATATTAACGCCGACTATGGCAGTGACGATCCGCCCGACGGTTCCGACGGCGACGATCTCTAGAGCATGATCCGGAAAAAGCGTGCAGCGCTTTTCCGACTGGATCACGCTCAAAACAATCAGCGAAGGCGCGACGATGAGTCATCGCGCCAACCAAGGACAGCACCGATGGTCGATATTTTCGGCATGATGAAGCAGGCGCAGCAGCTGCAATCCAAGATGCAGGAGATGCAGGACCAGCTCGCCAACGTCGAGGTCGAGGGCATCTCCGGCGGCGGTCTCGTCGCCGTGCGCATGACCGCGAAGATGGACGTCAAGGGCGTCAAGATCGATCCTTCGCTGATGAAGGCGGAAGAGCGCGAGGTGCTCGAGGATCTGCTCGTCACCGCCTTCGGCGAGGCCCGCCGCAAGGCGGAAGCCGCCATGCAGGAGAAGATGCAGTCGCTCACCGGCGGGCTCGGTCTGCCGCCGGGGCTGTCGGGGCTGTTCGGCCAGTAGGATGGGCGCTGTTGCGGGTCCTGAAATCGAGCGGCTGGTCCAGCTTCTCGCGCGGCTGCCGGGCCTCGGTCCGCGCTCGGCGCGGCGCGCCGCGTTGCATCTGATCAAGAAGCGCGAAGCGCTGATGATACCGCTGTCCTCGGCCATGCAGGTCGCGCTCGAGAAGGTCCAGGTCTGCAAGACCTGCGGCAACATCGACACGCAAAGTCCCTGCACGGTCTGCACCGATCCGAGGCGCGACCCCTCGATCATCGTCGTCGTCGCCGACGTTGCCGATCTCTGGGCGCTGGAACGGGCCAATGCCACTCAAGGGCGCTATCACGTGCTGGGTGCGACATTGTCGCCGCTCGACGGCGTCGGCCCGCAGGACCTCACCATCGAGGCGCTGGTCGCGCGCGCGCATGAGGCACAGGTGCATGAGGTCATCCTGGCGCTGAATGCCACCGTCGACGGCCAGACCACGGCACATTACATCACCGACCTGCTTCAGGACGCCAAAGTAAAAGTAACCCGGCTCGCCCATGGTGTGCCGGTCGGCGGCGAGCTTGATTATCTCGATGAAGGTACGCTATCGGCCGCGATGCGGCAGCGCACCCTGTTCTAGCCATCCAGACTTACGGAACGGACGACATGACGAAACTTTTCGCCACACGATGGGCTTTGGTCGCGACGCTGACGATGCTGGCGACGCCGGCCATCTCCGCGCAACAGGACGACGGGGCTCCGCCGCCGTCGAAGCCCGGCAAGCCGATCAATGCCGGGGAGGTGCTGTCGGGCGAGCTGAACACGATGAAAGTGCGCGACGTCAAGAACGTCGGCAAGCGGGTTGCGACCTACCAGATCACCTCCGAGCCGCGCCGGCTGCCGCCGCCGAGCGGGCTGTGCAATCTCGAGACCGGACCCGAAACCTTCCAGCTCGTTCCCAGCGGCGATGCGCAGGCCGCACAGCTGAAGACGTTCGCCGGCAAGGAGATCTCGGTCAAGGTCGACGAGATCGCCTGCGCCAGCGATCCCGGCCAGATGAGCGAGGCCGTGATCACGAAATGGAGCCTGATCAAAAAGCAGTAGGGGGCGCCCCGTTTGCCCGCCACACATATAAGCGCATCTGTTTTTCGTCATGCCCGGGCTCGTCCCGGGCATCCACGTTCTTGGCGCCGCGTAGCAAGGCGTGGATGGCCGGGACAAGCCCGGCCATGACGACGTTGCGTTAAACCCGCACCGGCCCCAGCGCATCAAAATGCCCGCGCTTCTGCAACCAGGCCAGCAGCACCAGGCTCGGGATCGCCACCAGCATGCAGATCACGAAGAACAGCGGCCAGCCGGTGGTATCAGCCACGAAGCCGGCGCCTGACGAGAGATAGGTCCGCCCCACTGCGGCAAGCGCGGTGAGCAGCGCATATTGCGTCGCCGTGTGCAGCGGGTTCTGGCAGAGCGCCGAAAGATAGGCGACGAAGATCACCGTGCCGATGGCGCTGGTGAAGTTCTCACAGGTGATGGCGAAGGCGAGCGCCCATTGGCTGGTGCCGACGAAGGCCAGCCAGGAGAAGGAGAGGTTCGCGAGCGCCTGCACCACGCCGCCGATCCAGAGGCTGGTCGCGAGCGAATAGCGCCGCGCGACGAAGCCGCCGGCAAAGCCGCCGATCAGAGTCGCAGCAAGGCCCACGCCCTTCACGATCGCCGCATAGTCGTTGCGGGAGAAGCCGAGGTCGATCACGAACGGCGCGGTCATCGTGCCGGAGAAGGCGTCGGTGAACTTGAACAGCACGACGAAGGCGAGTGCCGCAAGCGCGTCCTTGCGCGTCAGGAATTCCGAGAAGGCACCGATTGCCGCGTGCAGCACGCGCGCGAGCGCGGTCTGCGTCTGCGTCGCGGCTTCCGCCCGCAATGACTGCTCGGGCTCGGTCGCGACCAGCGCCGTGATCGTCCCGATCAGGACCATCGCCGCCATCACCACATAGCCCCACATCCAGGCGGACGTGCGGGTGATGCCGGTGCTCTCGAAGCCGGAGACGATGAACAGCGCGCCGGCGGTCGAGACCAGCATGCCGATGCGATAGGCCGCGACATAGGACGCCATGCCGGCGGCCTGCTCGCTCTCCGGCAGGCTCTCGACGCGGAAGGCGTCGACCACGATGTCCTGCGTCGACGAGGCCGTCGCCACCAGCAATGCGCCGAGCGCGACGTAGAACGGCGAGCGCGCGGGATCGGTCAGCGCCAGCAGCAGGATGGCTGCGATCAGCAGCAATTGCGAGAACAGCAGCCAGCCGCGGCGCCGCCCGAAGGCGCGCGTGAACAGCGGCACATGCATCGCATCGACCAGCGGCGCCCAAAGGAATTTCAGCGTGTAGGGCGTGCCGACCAGCGCAAACAGCCCGATGGTCTTGAGATCGACGCCGGATTCCCGCATCCACACCAGCAGCGTCGAGCCCGACAGCGCCAGCGGCAGCCCGGACGAGAAACCGAGGAACAGCACGATCAGCACCCGCGGCTGCAGGTAAACGGCAAGGCTGTCACGCCAGGAGGTGGGGGCCGTGCCGGGGCCGGCAGGGGACGTCGCGTCGGGTGCGGTCATGGGGTGGTGTTAGCAGATTCTGAGAGCCACAAGTGAGGTGTCGTCGCCCGGCTTGACCGGGCGACCCAGTATTCCAGAGGCCGGAGTTATGGAGGGCCCGCGATCTCCGCATAGAGATCGTTCCAATCGGGATTATCCTTCTCGATCAGCGCAATCTTCCAGGCGCGCGTCCATTTTTCAGGCGCTTCTCGCGTTTTATCGCATTCTCGGGATCATCGAATTGCTCGAAATAGACTAGCTTCACAACGCCCTATTCCTTCGTGAAGCTCTCGACTAACTACAATTTGTGTTCGGCCACGCGGCGGATGAGATCGTTCGTTACGCCAATGTAGAGCGTGTCGCC from Bradyrhizobium lupini harbors:
- a CDS encoding amino acid ABC transporter permease, producing MYQWDFGILWSYRWLFLNGLGVTVGFTVVIVVLGLVFGLFGAFGTLSRFRAVRLLALTFIEAFRCTPILVQLIWFYYALPILAGVEMTPITASALALSLYGGSFYSEIIRGGIISIDRGQSEAGAALGMTPGQNMRRIVLPQAIKRMIPALMNQSIIQFKNTSLVSVLAVPDLVYQSQVAAHDSYRPLETYTAVAVAYAAILIPLTIMVRRGEKRLAVGE
- a CDS encoding transporter substrate-binding domain-containing protein, which produces MVTRRDVASIVGLGAIGAATLASPAVAQTADTNESTFARIRRTKKMRIGAVGGGAPYYMKDLSTGQWKGFYVDIAKALAEDMEAELEITETTWGNSVLDLQSNKIDIFFGLNPTPKRALVVDFSVPVFNNAFGILCKKDFKPKSWAELNSPDVKIAVDQGSSHDQVVSRLTPKAQISRLKTADDATAALQTGRVDAQCLITMLSLTVLKKNPSLGQFVLPTPIFATTSNAGFRRETDKTWRDYVNTWIDFNKGLGFIRNAIITNMELVGVTEADIPPGVSL
- a CDS encoding DNA polymerase III subunit gamma/tau; the protein is MTDAGAPPNPESAGRASTPYRVLARKYRPSSFDDLIGQEAVVRTVSNAFETGRIPQAWILTGVRGVGKTTTARILARALNYEMPDGSVKGPTVQMPTLGVHCQAIMESRHMDVLEMDAASHTGVDDVRQINDSVRYAPASARYKVYIIDEVHMLSTAAFNAFLKTLEEPPEHAKFVFATTEIRKVPVTVLSRCQRFDLRRVEADVLMKHLANIAAKENVEIEPEALGIIARAAEGSVRDSLSLLDQAIAHAAGTVKADAVRQMLGLADRTRVIDLFDSLARGDIASAFREFRDQYDVGADPIVVLSDLAEFVNFVTRVKIVPATADNVAYGETERVRARDFASKISMRVLSRMWQMLLKGITEVQAATRPAAAAEMVLVRIAYVADLPTPDEAIKMLEQNGGGSPVVSGGSAARNAPAGPVASAAPVRMPNSSPSSFGGGGARPQMATPAPDPQAATPVLRVTSFTQLVALAGQKRDLLTKGALEGDMRLVRFEEGRLEVALEPNASKTMISDLARKFELWTGRRWTVIVSNEPGQPTLRSVSQAAKQEHARTAEADPRVREVLSRFPGAKVVEVRRLAPEAPESDINADYGSDDPPDGSDGDDL
- a CDS encoding YbaB/EbfC family nucleoid-associated protein, producing MVDIFGMMKQAQQLQSKMQEMQDQLANVEVEGISGGGLVAVRMTAKMDVKGVKIDPSLMKAEEREVLEDLLVTAFGEARRKAEAAMQEKMQSLTGGLGLPPGLSGLFGQ
- the recR gene encoding recombination mediator RecR codes for the protein MGAVAGPEIERLVQLLARLPGLGPRSARRAALHLIKKREALMIPLSSAMQVALEKVQVCKTCGNIDTQSPCTVCTDPRRDPSIIVVVADVADLWALERANATQGRYHVLGATLSPLDGVGPQDLTIEALVARAHEAQVHEVILALNATVDGQTTAHYITDLLQDAKVKVTRLAHGVPVGGELDYLDEGTLSAAMRQRTLF
- a CDS encoding MFS transporter produces the protein MTAPDATSPAGPGTAPTSWRDSLAVYLQPRVLIVLFLGFSSGLPLALSGSTLLVWMRESGVDLKTIGLFALVGTPYTLKFLWAPLVDAMHVPLFTRAFGRRRGWLLFSQLLLIAAILLLALTDPARSPFYVALGALLVATASSTQDIVVDAFRVESLPESEQAAGMASYVAAYRIGMLVSTAGALFIVSGFESTGITRTSAWMWGYVVMAAMVLIGTITALVATEPEQSLRAEAATQTQTALARVLHAAIGAFSEFLTRKDALAALAFVVLFKFTDAFSGTMTAPFVIDLGFSRNDYAAIVKGVGLAATLIGGFAGGFVARRYSLATSLWIGGVVQALANLSFSWLAFVGTSQWALAFAITCENFTSAIGTVIFVAYLSALCQNPLHTATQYALLTALAAVGRTYLSSGAGFVADTTGWPLFFVICMLVAIPSLVLLAWLQKRGHFDALGPVRV